The Arachis hypogaea cultivar Tifrunner chromosome 16, arahy.Tifrunner.gnm2.J5K5, whole genome shotgun sequence genome contains a region encoding:
- the LOC112756595 gene encoding putative F-box protein At1g60370 yields MRKSQIRKSCFASLPVDVITDIFVRLPIKSVLICRCVCKHWNTFISDPNFAKLLFTYTPPAIMIRRRCYSRIFHLVEYDRIEWHERRNNLFCLSLFEVLEPNNNSSIKLDPKFEIFLPNPKSTQSRRVPPLHVRSCNGLFFMSSSKESDFSFVCNPITGEFVRLPKQPPILTPCEQIYWSFGFHPKTNQYKAMRIHIFKQDHRMVIEMHTVGTSTWINIEVDYPKYLTHVFKHPTYFNGALHWICRDADRNASIWAFDFDTEQFQFFSNTPKGQSKGTILKFRDSLCFIDFNDQLISMWMMKRYGVGESWIPIFQYSVITAQLPGCMAYLDRENQEFMIFGTPWHDFKVHGKFQVLGHVPTLIPLKNIIIGDNVEVQNIYSLDNPN; encoded by the exons ATGAG GAAATCTCAAATACGAAAGTCTTGTTTTGCCAGTCTTCCGGTGGATGTAATTACTGACATCTTTGTCAGACTTCCTATAAAATCTGTTCTCATTTGTAGATGTGTTTGCAAGCATTGGAACACATTTATTTCTGATCCAAATTTTGCCAAGTTACTCTTTACTTATACACCTCCTGCTATCATGATCCGACGGCGCTGTTATTCAAGAATCTTTCATCTTGTTGAATATGACCGAATTGAATGGCATGAAAGGAGAAACAATCTATTCTGCCTCAGTTTGTTTGAAGTCCTGGAACCCAATAATAATAGCAGCATAAAACTTGATCCTAAATTTGAGATTTTTCTCCctaatcccaaatcaactcaGAGTAGAAGAGTTCCTCCTCTTCATGTGCGTTCTTGTAATGGTCTTTTTTTCATGAGTTCTTCAAAGGAAAGTGACTTTTCATTTGTTTGCAACCCAATAACAGGTGAGTTCGTAAGACTTCCAAAACAACCTCCAATCTTGACACCCTGCGAGCAAATATATTGGAGTTTTGGTTTTCACCCAAAAACAAACCAATACAAGGCAATGAGAATCCATATTTTTAAACAAGATCATCGTATGGTTATTGAAATGCACACAGTTGGAACATCGACATGGATAAATATTGAGGTAGATTATCCCAAGTATTTGACACATGTGTTCAAACATCCTACTTATTTTAATGGGGCACTTCATTGGATTTGTAGAGATGCTGATAGAAATGCCTCAATATGGGCTTTCGATTTTGACACAGAACAGTTCCAATTCTTTTCTAACACGCCCAAGGGTCAAAGCAAAGGcacaatattaaaatttagggaTTCTCTTTGCTTCATAGATTTTAATGATCAGCTTATTTCAATGTGGATGATGAAAAGATATGGAGTTGGAGAATCTTGGATTCCCATTTTCCAGTATTCCGTAATCACAGCTCAGTTACCTGGTTGCATGGCGTACCTTGATCGTGAAAATCAAGAGTTTATGATTTTTGGGACTCCTTGGCATGATTTCAAGGTTCATGGCAAGTTTCAAGTGCTTGGCCATGTTCCTACCCTTATCCCACTGAAAAATATTATCATCGGAGATAATGTGGAGGTGCAGAATATTTATTCATTGGATAATCCAAATTGA